The proteins below are encoded in one region of Segatella copri:
- a CDS encoding IS982 family transposase — protein sequence MEITKDKVTELFCIIDEFYKVFDAENAGKLLLGEDGVKRRRRKASLSDSEIMTILLYFHFGSFRNFKHYYLFFIRGTLKSYFPNAVSYNRFVELESRVFFPLMFFLNLRAFGRCTGITFVDSTMIPICHNLRRYANKVFKGIATNGKGTMGWCHGFKLHLACNDRGEIIAFVLTGANVSDKDPTVFDVLAKRLYGKLFADKGYISQKLFDSLFEEGIQLVTGLRVNMKNKLMPFYDKMMLRKRYIIETINDLLKNTAQIVHSRHRSVANFIINIISALGAYCFFDNKPKALTGYVIEDTKQLSLF from the coding sequence ATGGAGATTACCAAGGACAAAGTTACAGAATTATTTTGTATTATTGATGAATTTTACAAAGTTTTTGATGCTGAAAATGCAGGAAAATTGCTTTTGGGTGAAGATGGAGTAAAGCGCAGACGACGTAAAGCCTCTTTATCTGATAGTGAAATCATGACGATTTTGCTGTATTTCCATTTCGGCTCGTTCCGAAACTTCAAGCATTATTACCTATTCTTTATTAGAGGAACTTTGAAGTCATATTTTCCAAATGCGGTGTCTTATAACCGTTTTGTAGAACTTGAAAGTCGCGTATTCTTCCCTCTCATGTTCTTCCTGAATCTCCGTGCTTTTGGCAGATGTACAGGTATAACCTTTGTTGATTCAACCATGATACCAATATGCCACAATCTCAGGCGTTATGCCAACAAAGTGTTCAAAGGCATTGCCACAAACGGAAAGGGAACAATGGGATGGTGTCATGGGTTCAAGCTACATCTGGCTTGTAATGATAGAGGTGAGATAATTGCTTTTGTTCTCACTGGTGCAAACGTTAGCGACAAAGATCCAACGGTATTCGATGTGTTGGCTAAACGTCTGTATGGTAAGCTGTTTGCAGATAAAGGATATATCTCGCAAAAACTCTTCGATTCGCTTTTTGAGGAAGGCATCCAGTTGGTAACAGGACTGAGAGTGAACATGAAGAACAAACTAATGCCGTTCTATGACAAGATGATGCTACGCAAAAGATACATCATTGAAACGATTAATGACCTGTTGAAAAATACGGCTCAGATAGTACATTCACGTCACAGGTCTGTTGCGAATTTCATCATAAATATTATTTCTGCATTAGGGGCATACTGTTTCTTTGACAACAAGCCCAAGGCACTTACTGGATACGTTATCGAAGATACGAAACAGCTTAGTCTTTTCTAA
- a CDS encoding DNA/RNA non-specific endonuclease, whose translation MKHTKFFIFALVAAMTFSACGTDDTLQFYYPENGGNTGGGNTGGNTGGESTDKNNTNKNVATANMPQVVRNAIGGLEFPKLKNNGTSYAIVHMDNTTGMLNYSTEWDDNMKSQRWSCYTFHTGNTASNVDRWKPGQGERNYPWDTDLKEQWGITDFTEDPTPTAQGFDHGHICPSADRKLNLTQQKQTFFMTNMQPQYSNFNQRGTWYKMEEDLRNKAPKIDSDTLFIVKGGTIDPVGSESNLLGWKKNGASSETKKPGYIPIPKYFFVAVLKKEFNKSKDQYTYSAFGYWFLHENKAFEKGDKLGKYVVNIKTLEDKTGIDFFCNLPDEIEKEVENVDAEALKKLWGFK comes from the coding sequence ATGAAGCATACTAAGTTTTTTATCTTCGCGCTCGTTGCTGCGATGACGTTCTCTGCCTGCGGCACTGACGATACCCTGCAGTTCTATTATCCTGAAAACGGTGGTAATACAGGTGGTGGTAATACAGGTGGCAATACCGGTGGTGAATCAACCGATAAGAACAATACAAACAAGAATGTGGCTACTGCCAACATGCCACAAGTGGTAAGAAACGCTATCGGCGGTCTGGAGTTCCCAAAGCTCAAGAATAATGGTACCAGCTATGCCATCGTTCACATGGATAATACAACAGGTATGTTGAACTATTCTACAGAATGGGATGACAACATGAAGAGCCAGAGATGGAGCTGCTATACTTTCCACACAGGAAACACGGCATCTAACGTTGACAGATGGAAACCTGGTCAAGGCGAGCGCAACTATCCATGGGATACGGATCTGAAAGAACAATGGGGAATTACAGATTTTACAGAAGACCCTACTCCTACAGCTCAAGGCTTTGACCATGGTCATATCTGCCCTTCTGCTGACCGTAAGCTGAACCTTACCCAGCAGAAGCAGACTTTCTTCATGACCAACATGCAACCACAGTACAGCAACTTCAACCAGCGTGGCACCTGGTATAAGATGGAGGAAGATCTTCGTAATAAAGCTCCAAAGATTGATTCTGATACCCTGTTTATCGTGAAGGGCGGTACCATCGACCCAGTTGGCAGCGAGAGTAATCTCCTTGGCTGGAAGAAGAATGGTGCTTCTAGCGAAACAAAGAAGCCAGGCTATATCCCAATACCAAAGTATTTCTTTGTAGCTGTTTTGAAAAAGGAGTTTAATAAGAGCAAAGACCAGTATACCTACAGTGCCTTCGGCTACTGGTTCCTTCACGAGAACAAGGCATTTGAAAAGGGCGATAAGCTCGGCAAATATGTCGTAAACATCAAGACGCTGGAAGACAAAACCGGCATCGACTTCTTCTGTAATCTCCCTGATGAAATCGAGAAGGAAGTGGAAAACGTAGATGCAGAAGCTCTCAAGAAACTTTGGGGCTTCAAATAA
- a CDS encoding hepatitis A virus cellular receptor 1, producing MKKFTTLLTMAFIALMSISFTSCDDDSDIAYTLDGTWKGNMLVEYGNHNALYSVIRFDQNDGIYSGTGYWIDYFDRDYWHGNNYIANRITWTVRNRNIYITLLDENSDVVIYDYALGDRKFSGYVDADNGNRAYFELYRDSYSYNWRDYDWGYDWDYDDGWGYSKQHSGLENTQIVSRGAKDSVEYVKVADDNQKPVRRFVVK from the coding sequence ATGAAAAAGTTTACTACTCTTCTCACAATGGCTTTCATAGCTTTGATGAGTATCTCATTCACCTCATGTGATGATGATTCTGATATTGCATACACCCTCGATGGTACATGGAAGGGTAATATGTTGGTAGAATATGGTAATCACAATGCCCTCTACTCGGTAATCCGATTCGACCAGAATGATGGCATCTATTCCGGTACAGGCTATTGGATCGATTACTTTGATAGAGATTATTGGCATGGTAACAATTATATAGCAAACCGTATTACCTGGACAGTACGCAACAGAAACATCTATATCACTCTTCTTGATGAGAATAGTGATGTTGTGATTTACGACTATGCTCTGGGCGACCGCAAGTTCTCTGGATATGTAGATGCTGATAACGGCAACCGTGCTTATTTCGAGCTTTATCGCGATTCTTACAGCTATAACTGGCGCGATTATGACTGGGGCTACGATTGGGACTACGATGACGGTTGGGGCTACAGCAAGCAGCATTCGGGCTTGGAGAACACCCAGATTGTTTCTCGCGGAGCTAAGGATTCTGTAGAGTATGTTAAGGTGGCAGATGATAATCAGAAGCCTGTTCGCCGCTTTGTAGTGAAGTAA